The following nucleotide sequence is from Campylobacter coli 76339.
ATTTCGGCTATCATGTAATCTTAAAAGAAAATTCTCGTGCAAAAGAACAAATCAAATTTGATGATGTTAAAAAAGGCATTGAAAATGGTTTAAGATTTGAAGAATTTAAAAGAGTAATCAACCAAAAAGGTCAAGATTTATTAAATAAAGCTAAAGTGGAATACAAATAATGGGCTTGCTAGATATTGTAAAAGCAGGAGTTGTTAGCGGAGATGAGCTTAATAAAGTTTATGAATACGCTAAAGCACAGGGCTTTGCTATCCCTGCTGTTAATGTAGTGGGAACTGATTCGATTAACGCCGTTTTAGAAGCTGCTAAAAAAGTAAATTCTCCTGTTATTATCCAATTTTCTAATGGTGGAGCAAAATTTTATGCAGGGAAAAATTGTCCACAAGGTGATGTATTAGGAGCGATTAGCGGAGCTAAGCATGTGCATTTACTTGCTAAGGCTTATGGCATCCCAGTGATTTTACATACAGATCATGCTGCTAGAAAACTTTTACCTTGGATAGATGGGCTTATAGAAGCAAATGCTGAGTATAAGAAAACTCACGGACAGGCTTTATTTAGCTCTCATATGCTTGATCTTAGCGAAGAGGATTTAGAAGATAATCTAAGTACTTGCGAAACATATCTTAAAAAACTTGATTCTTTGGGAATTTCACTTGAGCTTGAGCTTGGTTGCACAGGTGGAGAAGAAGATGGAGTGGATAATACAGGTATTGATAATTCTAAGCTTTATACTCAGCCTGAAGATGTAGCACTTGCATATGAAAGACTTGGAAAAATCAGTGATAAATTTTCAATAGCAGCCAGCTTTGGAAATGTACATGGGGTTTATAAACCAGGAAATGTAAGCTTACAGCCTGAAATTCTTAAAAATTCACAAAAAT
It contains:
- a CDS encoding Fructose-bisphosphate aldolase class II gives rise to the protein MGLLDIVKAGVVSGDELNKVYEYAKAQGFAIPAVNVVGTDSINAVLEAAKKVNSPVIIQFSNGGAKFYAGKNCPQGDVLGAISGAKHVHLLAKAYGIPVILHTDHAARKLLPWIDGLIEANAEYKKTHGQALFSSHMLDLSEEDLEDNLSTCETYLKKLDSLGISLELELGCTGGEEDGVDNTGIDNSKLYTQPEDVALAYERLGKISDKFSIAASFGNVHGVYKPGNVSLQPEILKNSQKFVKEKFGLKVDKPINFVFHGGSGSELKDIKDAVSYGVVKMNIDTDTQWAFWDGVREYEAKNRAYLQGQIGNPEGDDKPNKKYYDPRVWLRSGEESMIKRLELAFEDLNCIGRN